The following coding sequences are from one Halorubrum sp. BOL3-1 window:
- a CDS encoding universal stress protein codes for MYETILFPTDGSEATISAAKHAFSHAERYDAEIHVLSIVELASGLGTAGRDEAELDERRADRLSAAERIASQTAPDGVEATITVELGSPARVITEYVDQNAIDLVVMSTKGRSGAERIVFGSITDEVVRHADAPVLAVQR; via the coding sequence ATGTACGAGACAATCCTCTTTCCGACGGACGGCAGCGAAGCGACGATCAGCGCCGCGAAACACGCGTTCAGTCACGCGGAGCGGTACGACGCGGAAATACACGTCCTCTCGATCGTCGAACTCGCCAGCGGACTCGGGACCGCCGGGCGCGACGAGGCGGAGCTCGACGAGCGGCGAGCCGACCGGCTCTCGGCGGCCGAACGGATCGCCTCGCAGACCGCGCCCGACGGGGTTGAAGCGACGATCACGGTCGAGCTCGGCAGTCCCGCGAGGGTGATAACGGAGTACGTCGACCAGAACGCGATCGACCTCGTGGTGATGAGTACGAAGGGCCGGAGCGGGGCGGAACGGATCGTCTTCGGTAGCATCACCGACGAGGTCGTCCGGCACGCGGACGCCCCCGTGCTCGCGGTTCAGCGATGA
- a CDS encoding CDP-alcohol phosphatidyltransferase family protein: MTLDRYRSVADRLLGPWVSAADRLGLSPDQVSVIAFLVAVAAAGAFAAGSAPFYAAGALLVTLNGWLDLVDGALARRQGVASDGGDFLDHVLDRYADVAVIAGLTAGIEAYALGFAAVTGVLLTSYLGTQIQAVGIGREYGGLLGRADRLALMGIVGVVAAVYPAPIVAGLNAVGLLLALFAVVGHLTAVQRFLGAWSDL, encoded by the coding sequence ATGACTCTCGACCGGTACCGCTCCGTGGCGGACCGCCTGCTCGGCCCGTGGGTGTCGGCGGCCGACAGGCTCGGACTCTCGCCCGACCAGGTGAGCGTGATCGCCTTTCTCGTCGCGGTCGCGGCCGCCGGCGCCTTCGCCGCCGGGTCGGCCCCCTTCTACGCGGCCGGCGCGCTGCTCGTCACTCTCAACGGCTGGCTCGACCTCGTCGACGGGGCCCTCGCGCGCCGTCAGGGGGTCGCCTCCGACGGCGGCGACTTCCTCGACCACGTCCTCGACCGCTACGCCGACGTGGCGGTCATCGCGGGTCTCACGGCCGGGATCGAGGCGTACGCGCTCGGCTTCGCCGCCGTCACGGGCGTCCTGCTCACCTCCTACCTCGGCACGCAGATCCAGGCGGTCGGGATCGGCCGCGAGTACGGGGGACTCCTCGGCCGAGCGGACCGGCTCGCGCTCATGGGCATCGTGGGCGTCGTCGCCGCAGTCTACCCGGCACCGATCGTCGCCGGACTGAACGCCGTCGGTCTCCTGCTCGCGCTGTTCGCGGTCGTGGGACACCTCACTGCGGTCCAGCGGTTTCTCGGCGCGTGGTCCGACCTCTGA
- a CDS encoding adenylate kinase family protein, whose product MTDGSETPDDANRGRADRVAVTGTPGTGKSTATTLLEGEYDVIHLNDRIKSDDGLWTERDADRDTLVADLDAVREHLGDWTGVLDSHLAHRFDIDRVVVLRCRPETIESRLEARGESAETAAENAESEALDVILSEAVAEHGPENVYEVDATDRDPDGVADAIRAAIEGEREPSAGTVDFIDYI is encoded by the coding sequence GTGACGGACGGTTCCGAAACCCCGGACGACGCGAACCGCGGCCGGGCGGACCGCGTCGCCGTCACCGGCACTCCCGGAACGGGAAAATCGACCGCGACGACGCTGCTCGAAGGCGAGTACGACGTGATCCACCTCAACGACCGGATCAAGTCGGACGACGGCCTCTGGACCGAACGCGACGCCGACCGCGACACGCTCGTCGCCGACCTTGACGCGGTCCGGGAGCACCTCGGCGACTGGACCGGCGTCCTCGACTCCCACCTCGCCCACCGGTTCGACATCGACCGCGTCGTCGTGTTGCGGTGTCGTCCCGAGACGATCGAGTCCCGGCTCGAAGCGCGGGGCGAATCGGCCGAGACCGCGGCCGAGAACGCGGAGAGCGAGGCGCTCGACGTGATCCTCTCCGAGGCGGTCGCGGAACACGGCCCGGAGAACGTCTACGAGGTCGACGCCACCGACCGCGACCCCGACGGAGTGGCCGACGCGATCCGCGCGGCGATCGAGGGAGAGCGCGAGCCGAGCGCCGGCACCGTCGACTTCATCGATTATATATGA
- the hisC gene encoding histidinol-phosphate transaminase codes for MQPRDLSDHSEYAPGRGVEEVARERGIDPDDLIKLSSNENPHGPSPAAVEAIRERADRVNQYPKSSHTDLTAKIAEQWGVDGEQVWVSPGADGSIDYLSRAALEPGDEVLAPTPGFAYYAMSSRYHSGEVTEYGLSPADGFAQDAGTVLSAYDGERIVYVTSPHNPSGSTMPLDEVEAIADATAPETLVVVDEAYGEFAGVDSAIPLVDECDDVAVLRTFSKAYGLAGLRIGYSVVPEAWGEAYARVNTPFAANELACRAALAALDDDEHVEKTVETSRWAREYIAEELDAPTVASAGNFVLAAVGDGERVAEAAQERGVIIRDCTSFGLPEHVRISTGTREETPEAVARLNETLADLELGVSA; via the coding sequence ATGCAACCACGGGATCTCTCCGACCACTCGGAGTACGCGCCTGGGCGGGGCGTCGAGGAGGTCGCCCGCGAGCGCGGGATCGACCCCGACGACCTCATCAAGCTCTCCTCGAACGAGAACCCGCACGGCCCGAGTCCGGCGGCCGTCGAGGCGATCCGCGAGCGCGCCGACCGCGTGAACCAGTACCCGAAGTCCTCGCACACGGACCTCACCGCGAAGATAGCCGAGCAGTGGGGCGTCGACGGCGAGCAGGTGTGGGTGTCGCCGGGCGCCGACGGCTCGATCGACTACCTCTCGCGCGCCGCCCTGGAGCCGGGCGACGAGGTGTTGGCGCCGACTCCCGGCTTCGCCTACTACGCGATGTCGTCGCGGTACCACAGCGGCGAGGTGACGGAGTACGGTCTCTCCCCGGCCGACGGGTTCGCGCAGGACGCGGGGACGGTGCTGTCCGCGTACGACGGCGAGCGGATCGTCTACGTCACCTCGCCGCACAACCCCTCCGGGTCCACGATGCCGCTCGACGAGGTCGAGGCGATCGCGGACGCGACCGCGCCGGAGACGCTCGTCGTCGTCGACGAGGCGTACGGCGAGTTCGCCGGCGTCGACAGCGCGATCCCCCTCGTCGACGAGTGCGACGACGTGGCGGTCCTCCGCACCTTCTCGAAGGCGTACGGTCTCGCGGGACTCCGGATTGGCTACAGCGTCGTCCCCGAAGCGTGGGGCGAGGCGTACGCCCGCGTCAACACCCCGTTCGCGGCGAACGAGCTGGCCTGTCGGGCCGCGCTCGCCGCGCTCGACGACGACGAACACGTCGAGAAGACGGTCGAGACCTCCCGCTGGGCTCGCGAGTACATCGCGGAGGAACTCGACGCGCCGACCGTCGCCTCCGCCGGGAACTTCGTCCTCGCCGCGGTCGGCGACGGCGAGCGCGTCGCCGAGGCGGCACAGGAGCGCGGCGTGATAATCCGTGACTGCACCTCGTTCGGACTCCCGGAACACGTCCGGATCTCGACGGGCACCCGGGAGGAGACCCCTGAGGCGGTCGCGCGGCTCAACGAGACGCTGGCGGATCTCGAACTCGGTGTGAGCGCGTGA